A single region of the Triticum dicoccoides isolate Atlit2015 ecotype Zavitan chromosome 2B, WEW_v2.0, whole genome shotgun sequence genome encodes:
- the LOC119363278 gene encoding uncharacterized protein LOC119363278 isoform X2, translated as MAAAPNPAKENPSPAMAAALPDWMMLERFVFCRESLLDSEAAPFIKADGTSSHGGSFSVAFLVLQPPGISRLYLQWPGGPKDGSQCVLVAAHRNLVLFRLTPDPVITRKAPFVDYRQDHFICGAQFSTSQRSLLLRKIPKCDQPALVDWRDGEKLNLRRSNDEWGKIEAELCVLRSKVSNRLHEWKSEKWLPIQYEGHERSDLDNWRTDRVVPFNKFLCWVNYGGGGILFCEVFKQKPDIFYLRLPIIGPRLHQCSLRFQEASRAVGVTKGSMGCDELRFVDVSL; from the exons atggccgccgcccctaACCCAGCTAAAGAAAATCCATCTCCAGCCATGGCCGCCGCCCTTCCCGACTGGATGATGCTCGAGCGATTCGTGTTCTGCAGGGAGTCCTTGCTGGACAGCGAGGCCGCGCCCTTCATCAAGGCCGACGGCACCAGCTCCCACGGCGGCAGCTTCTCCGTGGCCTTCCTCGTCCTCCAGCCCCCGGGCATCTCGCGCCTTTACCTGCAGTGGCCCGGCGGCCCTAAGGACGGCTCTCAGTGCGTTCTCGTAGCGGCACACCGCAATCTTGTCCTTTTCAGGCTCACCCCAGATCCTGTAATCACCCGCAAGGCCCCCTTCGTGGATTACCGGCAAGACCACTTCATCTGCGGAGCCCAATTCTCGACGTCTCAGCGGTCGCTGCTGCTCAGAAAGATCCCCAAGTGTGACCAACCTGCGCTGGTGGATTGGAGGGATGGGGAGAAG TTGAACCTCCGTAGATCCAACGATGAGTGGGGCAAAATTGAGGCTGAGCTGTGTGTCCTCCGCTCCAAAGTAAGCAATCGTCTTCACGAGTGGAAGAGTGAGAAGTGGCTGCCAATACAGTACGAGGGACATGAAAGATCTGATTTGGACAATTGGAGAACGGACAGAGTAGTTCCATTCAACAAGTTTTTGTGTTGGGTTAATTACGGCGGGGGAGGCATCTTATTCTGTGAGGTGTTCAAACAAAAGCCAGACATTTTTTACCTCCGACTACCTATAATTGGGCCTCGTTTACATCAATGTTCATTGAGGTTCCAGGAGGCGAGCCGTGCTGTCGGTGTAACCAAAGGCAGCATGGGTTGTGATGAGCTGAGGTTTGTTGATGTAAGTCTGTAA
- the LOC119363278 gene encoding uncharacterized protein LOC119363278 isoform X1: MAAAPNPAKENPSPAMAAALPDWMMLERFVFCRESLLDSEAAPFIKADGTSSHGGSFSVAFLVLQPPGISRLYLQWPGGPKDGSQCVLVAAHRNLVLFRLTPDPVITRKAPFVDYRQDHFICGAQFSTSQRSLLLRKIPKCDQPALVDWRDGEKVTMPRSFDLNPVSILCRGDEEFALAQLNLRRSNDEWGKIEAELCVLRSKVSNRLHEWKSEKWLPIQYEGHERSDLDNWRTDRVVPFNKFLCWVNYGGGGILFCEVFKQKPDIFYLRLPIIGPRLHQCSLRFQEASRAVGVTKGSMGCDELRFVDVSL; encoded by the coding sequence atggccgccgcccctaACCCAGCTAAAGAAAATCCATCTCCAGCCATGGCCGCCGCCCTTCCCGACTGGATGATGCTCGAGCGATTCGTGTTCTGCAGGGAGTCCTTGCTGGACAGCGAGGCCGCGCCCTTCATCAAGGCCGACGGCACCAGCTCCCACGGCGGCAGCTTCTCCGTGGCCTTCCTCGTCCTCCAGCCCCCGGGCATCTCGCGCCTTTACCTGCAGTGGCCCGGCGGCCCTAAGGACGGCTCTCAGTGCGTTCTCGTAGCGGCACACCGCAATCTTGTCCTTTTCAGGCTCACCCCAGATCCTGTAATCACCCGCAAGGCCCCCTTCGTGGATTACCGGCAAGACCACTTCATCTGCGGAGCCCAATTCTCGACGTCTCAGCGGTCGCTGCTGCTCAGAAAGATCCCCAAGTGTGACCAACCTGCGCTGGTGGATTGGAGGGATGGGGAGAAGGTAACCATGCCCCGCTCGTTTGATCTTAACCCCGTTAGCATCTTGTGCCGAGGAGATGAAGAATTTGCCTTGGCGCAGTTGAACCTCCGTAGATCCAACGATGAGTGGGGCAAAATTGAGGCTGAGCTGTGTGTCCTCCGCTCCAAAGTAAGCAATCGTCTTCACGAGTGGAAGAGTGAGAAGTGGCTGCCAATACAGTACGAGGGACATGAAAGATCTGATTTGGACAATTGGAGAACGGACAGAGTAGTTCCATTCAACAAGTTTTTGTGTTGGGTTAATTACGGCGGGGGAGGCATCTTATTCTGTGAGGTGTTCAAACAAAAGCCAGACATTTTTTACCTCCGACTACCTATAATTGGGCCTCGTTTACATCAATGTTCATTGAGGTTCCAGGAGGCGAGCCGTGCTGTCGGTGTAACCAAAGGCAGCATGGGTTGTGATGAGCTGAGGTTTGTTGATGTAAGTCTGTAA